caagttcatattctcctccattatcggatcttagacacttcaccttcagcccggtttcagtttcaacaagggctttccaCTTCCTAAAAGCGTCAAACGcggatttactcttcagaaaataaacccatagctttcgagtagagtcgtcgatgaaagtcatataatattcagagcctcctagggacttcacaggtgctggtccccatagatccgtgtggaccatctccaacttctgtgtcttcaattttctgcctcctcttgagaaactcaccctttttctgtttcccaaacacgcaatcctcgcacaggccaacttcaacagttttcaggccaggcagtaaacctcttgagcacattatcttcatccctttctcgctcatgtggccaagacgacagtgccacaaatctgcattatttgtctcaattgcaatatcaatgcaatctttggagttagttgtggtatacaacgtaccctccttcttacctcgagctactatcatagctcccttggtaatcttccaattgttgcagccaaacgtcacggtgtacccttctgcatcaagctACCCAATCGAAACcaaacttctctgcaatccaggaatgtgtctgactccattTAGTTTTATCACGGATCCATTGGACGTCATtaccttcacgtttccctttcccacgatatctaagggctcgtcatcagccagatgtaccttcccaaaatcaccagaaacgtagtcttccattatctccacattgctgcaGGAGTGGAACGACGCTCCATAATCCAATACCCACGATTCCATCGGACTACTGACACTCAAGACCAACGCCTCGCCATCGTCATTAGACATGGTAGCGTTTGCTGTCTTCTTATTCttctgatccttattcttatacttcttcggtgcctcacactgatttctaaaatgcccaaactcatcacaattccagcatttaactttatccaaatccttcttggattggCTCCTCCctctggaatttgatcttccatgattttgctttcccttcgatctgcctCTCTGTTCTGTATTCAGTGTTGATCCCGAAGTAGAAGATTCTAATTCACTTCGGCgaacttcctcaccaatcatcagatctcttactctgtcaactgttaggtttgtctctgcagcagtaactgctgtcactgtgccagcccaactctcaggcagagatgatagcaaaatcagggcacgaatttcatcatcgaattttatatcaaccgagttcagttgcgaagtaatcatgttgaacttgttgagatgttgttgcaccagctttccctcttgcattctaaaattaaacaatcgtctaatcagatgtaccttgtttgccgttgatggtttctgatacatgccctccaagatcttcatcatctcctttgtcgactttgctgcagtcgtgtgataagccacatccttggacaacgatagcctaatcgcgctcatcgcttttctgtccagcagctcccactcctcCTGTTCCATCTTTTCtggtttggtttttaaaggcttccagagatctttaccgtacaggtaatcctcaatctgcatcttccaaaatccgaaatcagatcCGTCGAACTTCTCTACAACAATTTTCTCAtcgatccccatcgtgattctgcctcttaaaccctaggctcttgataccagttgttgggaaataaacacagacaatcacgaatatgaaagagaatgaacacaataaattgtttacccagtttgatacaatgtgtatctacgtctgggggcgatgccaagccagggatttcactatataatttcagaataagcataatttaacaatgagggagcacctctatttataagcaaccagagagccctaattctagtcaaactaggaaacatatatcacaaggaaaaaatacttTAAGGAAACAAATCTTAAATATggtaggagataaattaggctccataattaacaactTGATAGGTGAAAACACCAAAAATTTCTCAAATTGAGCCTGaacctcatacacatatttgtgtCTATCAGGTATCACACCGGGTCAGATAAATCATAAAACCTCAAATCTGATATCCTTTAAATACCCCTTAGATATTCTAATATATGGGGAGTGATCAAAATGTGTGCATTAACTAGCATTcgattctattttttaaaaatgctTACGATTAAATGAAAtaagaatttatttttaaaattgttctccctccgtcctcaaagaatatgcattttagggacagcacgggttttaatgtaaaatttgtaaagcaagagagaggtaaagagaaaaagtaattaaagtattgttaatggataatgtctctcacctcattagaaagaaaagactttccaaaactacaaagtgcatattcttgtgaaacagactaaaaaggaaagaatgcatattcttgtgggacggagggagtatattgtatTGCTATACTCTCATTCAAAAATCTTAAATCATACTTTTCCATTCATCCTTACTGTTTTgctattttgaaatattttaatttacattTGTCTAGGTACCTGTTACTAACtatcttaaattgctaactactaATTATGTCAATAGCTTacattatactcccttcgtccgccattaggagtctcatttatgggcggcacgggctttaagaaatgttaagaaaagtgggtgaaaaaaagttagtggaatagggtcccacttgtatatattagtttttaaatgaatgtgagtggaatgagttagtggaaggtgagaccctattaccatttatggtaaaagtgaaccgggactcctattcgcggatggactaaaatggaaaaacgggactcctattcgcggacagagggagtagatGTCAACATAGGATTTAGTTGACATACAAATATATTCAGGGGCAGACGCAAAAAAAAATCAGTAAGGGCTACGCTATATGTAAATTTCACTTCATCTGTCCTTTAAAATAACTTATTTTGGTCGTTCTTAAAATTAGATCATCTTTAAATAatgaaacttttttttctttttaatgagaTGTGTCTCATTCTCTATAACAATGCTTTAATCACTCTTTATTTATGAATCTCTTATTTTTACCAATGacacattaaaatttaaaacacaTACCATTTCAAAATTAGCCTATTTTTAGaggataaaaatataaataatagtactcaAATGCAAAAAATTCACATTTAACTTTAGAAGCGGAATAGCActtaaatcaaattttaaacaaTTCTAGCAACTCAAACTCATCTTAAACTCAAATTAAATAGGTAAACTGAACCGATTTAGTTAAtactagggctggcaattttcgacacgacacgataatccgacacgaatccgcacgaaattattgggttggggtcaagtcctATTGGATCCGTGttcttatcgggttgacccattaagaacccgataatttcgggttgggttcgggtcggatgcaggtcggatacgggtaacccattaagaaataatattattatttttattattatttcaaaaaatatatattactttaattttttaatttcttataaattaggtttaaatagtataaaacgaattttaattgtataaattaggttaaaaattaaggtttaatcgtgtaatattaggttttaatcgtgtaatatcaggttcgggttgttatcgtgtcgtgtcaacccatattatatcgtgtcgataacgggttcgtgtcgggtgcgggtcgtgttcggatttgaaggtagcaggtctggttcgtgttcggatttacagtttccttaacaggtcgggttcaggttaggccttattgggttgggtcattatcaggttgacccgataacgacccaatccgcacgatttgccagccctagttaATACTACTCCGTATcacaaaatcttaaaaaaaattaacaatgcCGAACGCATAGCatatttttgcatattttcaattttataatataatgaattgttaaaaatagtaaattttaactaatactccctccgtcccgcactacttgcacttatttcctttctgggcgtcccaagttatttgcactctttccatttttagtaacaatttatacctacagtcgtaattgttgactttgtctatcactcattccttaatctccgtgcccaaaaggaaaggtgcgagtagtgtgggacggagggagtactaatacTGCAAAGTGCAAACAAAAGCGGCACGCCTTTTTAAGGAAAATAACATGCCATTTTAGAGCATCCAAAGTGGGGCGCTCTAAGGGGCTCCCTATGCACCACCGCGTCAGCATTTTATCATcctgcccttccacctgcactggggcgccctaagcatttttttctatttgaatacttaaataactacaaaaattgggaaaaaccttcatttcatttaaaaaattaatacattacaatacggattacaaaaaaaatacgcaaactcagcgacggcggttacgggcccacacttcttcaaccatgtagttcatgagctgcgcatagtcgtgttggttgcgcattgaggcctgtctagatagaacctcattgaagtccGTCGGTAATCCTCAAGCGAGGGGCTCGGTCGCCCACAGTGTTGCAatgcgagaaatgttcgtatgaaaaatagaatgacaatcgaggtttaaatagacaaatttcaaatttaaaaaaaaaaaaaaacaaaaacgtgttgcatcgtccgcgccatcgtccgcggcgcCCACAGTGggtggacgatggcgcggacgatgccctatcgtccgcggactaagcgtaGGGCGCGGAtgacgcatcgtccgtcgtccaCAGAGCCACAATGgtggacgatagcgcgcccactgtggatggccttatgaaagagtataaaataatactccctccgtccccgattaattgtcactcttttctatttcggtccgtccctcaataattgtcacacttcatttttaccataaatggtaagtaggtaccacattccactaactcacttcactcacattttattataaaaccaatttaaaaaagtgggtctcacattctactaactttttcaaccaatttctctttatatttcttaaactccgtgtccggtcaaagagtGATAATTAATCGGAGATGGATGGAGCATTATACTAGTCATGTTTAATGACTTAGGCTTCTTCTTCCCCGTTTTGCTTCCGCCATTGTTACATTTATTCCTGtaacttttttcattttcaggTTATATTCAGCCCCACTAATCATCCAGTTTTCAGTAATTTAGTCATCTACAGCATTCAGATAGTAAGGGATTAAgacaatttttgaaaatttcaaaaaatatacaagtacaaaaaaccaaaaaaaaaaaattggtaagggcttaagccctaccATCTCCTTTACTGCGTCTGCTCCTGAATATATTCGTGTTGACATCTATAATATAGGTTGTTGGCATAGTTAGCAATTCGAAAATAGTTAACAACTGATCATATCCCCATTTATTTAGGTACAGTATAAGTATTTATATTATCGAAATCGGTAGATGTTTCACGTTTTCCAGTTATAGACACGAGAATCATTCAAATGCTACACATGCAAGTAAGGTAAATTGTTCATATATCTAAGCCTCAAAATAACTATTTTGTCTAAGAACATTCAAAATAGGCTCAGTCTTCCACCCTCTCAAAATACCTTCTGTCGGCTGCCACATTTTCAGTCCTCCCAAAAATACCTCACAGCCTTCCAACAGCCCTCAGCTCTCCCTCCCAACACCttcctatttaatttattttaattattgatgtttatcaaatattaaaacaataaatatgaaattaatagGAAAAAAGGAGAAAACTCAAACATgctttattaatataaataataaaaaacttcCACTACAATTTACACAAAAAACAACCTTCTTCAAGCTTCAACACGCCGCCCGACTCACTAGTCGAAGTCCTCCCCATCATCCCCAGCACCGTCCCCAGTGGCATCCCCAACATCTTCCGCATCGTCGTCGATTGGCAACCCCATATTGCGCTTCATCGAATTCATGACGAGAAATAACTCTCTCTTGACTTTGGGGTCGGTTGCGTCGACCCAATGTACAACGGCGTCGAACAAGTGCTTCGACGCTTGCATCTTGATGCTTTCAGACAGATTCGAATTGGTGGTGCCCGACTGGACTTCCATGGACCCGCTGGAAGCTCCTCTCGACATCTGCATCGCCGTTTTCTAGCCCATCAGACGTTGGCGGCGGGGAACTGGGGGAGGCTCTACTTCGACATCGTCGTTGAGGTCGATGGAACCAATCGTTGTCGTGATTCATTATATCTAGAGAGAATTAATGAGAGGTGTCAATAAAAGTTGTACTCGAGAGAACGAGGTGtgtgaataaaataaagtgcaatgagttgtatatatagagtttgaaataataaataaataaaattaaaatgcgGGACCAAGGTCGGCGCACAATAGACGCCGAGCGACCGCCATCCGCCCAAACGACGCCCAACGTGGTCACCTGTCCCCTGGCGCCCATCCCCATCAAAGATTAAGCACACCAACTCTATTAatcactttttcaatatttaattaatttttatttttttatgatagtTTTACTAATGATCATTTGAGAACAACgttatattttcatattatttttaatgaaaacaTAATTTCTTTAtaacaattataattatatatatatatatcaaaatttgtaaaaaaaacaaatactacaaaaatgataaaactacaaaaatacaaaacagagtatttagaGATATTTTGGAATGCACTTTGACATATTTTGGCAgctgaaaaatattaaaattggtGAAATATTCTTGAGAAAGATTGAAATTTTAGGATAAATTGAATATGGGAAATGAAGAATAACTCATCTGTCATCGATTATCATCTATAATTAACAAAAACAGATATTACTAAATATAGGAAGGGATTATAACAAAGAACATATTATTTGTAGAGAAAGAAGGTATTTTCTCTGTTTATAGAAGATAGAAAAAAGCAATACATATAAATGATATAAATAATTATGCGTAAAATATGACACAATCTTATTTGTTACTACTCGATATAGAGACAGACGAAGATTACGTACTCATATAGTCCTATTTTCATTTGTtagctttttttaaaaaaaatggtatATTTTGGAAGGTTTAAATCGTAAAAGGCAAGCAAAGGTTCAACGTACACAGAATATTCAAAAAACTAGCAAAAACAGCAGAGTAACAACTAACAAAAGAAGGCCTACAAACCACATACAAGCACCAAAGCAACCAAGTAACAACACCCCAAAGATACCGCTAATAAAAGAAGAAGAGATAGAAAAGTCAAACCATGAGCTTCACCAAGCAATAAACTTGCTACTTTTAATCTTTTCATTTGTTAATAGAGAGTGACGGGGGAAGATTgtgtactagtactatttttattaCTCAGTATTTAACTTCATGTAGATTAAGAACATAGAGATCATGTACTATCTCCATTTTTTacaatagaattttttttaaataatataaattttactaATACATAACTGATAATTGAAGTATACTTAGTAAAGATTGAGTCTCAACTTATTAGACAGATCAAATTTTtcctaaataaaaaaattataattttaaggacaaaacataaaaaatatttgattactaatatttttaaggaacggatGTACATCAGAAGAAagttgagtcacttcttttttgTAATCGTTTTGAAAAAACCGTACTTaagaaatagtaaaagtgaGTGAATAGTAAAGTAAATTAATTATGTACATTattctcacttttactttattatttatctactttaactatttattacgattttttcaaaatgattaaaaaaagtgACTCAACTTTTTTGAGacagatgaaaaaaaaaattttggttATTATGAATAGAGTATAGAGACCATGATCACAATAAATATTGTCAATCTTATTTTAGGGGTGCAAGCCAATTCCAATGTAATCTTATTAATTAAGAAAACTTATTCTTTCTAGCTCCCTCCCTTATCACTAATCATGCTAATTACTACTTCCAaaggtcatccgcaacgctgtctcttattcgtctcttaaccgtctcatctcttcactattcatgggctccactgtacttttcaccccatctcttaactaagagacaacacatgcACCCATTAATCTCTTAACCATCACATCCCTTAAccattcattcaatttcattttttatttttatttccaacaaattcaattgataaaaacacacttcattaaataaaataaaattacaacttaaaattctaaaaaaataaaaaaacacattaataaaatcctaaaaaaataaaaaatacataatttaaattcttccgctcactctctctaaattcaaaatctcaaaactcaaaaaagCAGAAGAAGATATCATCAGTTGCGACGTCTTATTCCGTGGGATCAAAGCTCGAGGCAACAAAAATTCGCAGCGATAGACTTGGGGAGGTGaaagattttatttcgaatttgggagagagctccgacgaactttTAGTCTGTGGATTCCAACGATACTTGAAAATTCAgggtgtttgatttttttattcgatgcatttgctcaaatggatccatgaatggattaaatttgggagaagaataatgttttgagatgaagaatgtagagtgtttgagtgagaatacaGAGTTTTTTTATgatggattaatttgtgggaatgatttgatatttatagaagtaattggaggcttaaaaaaaattaaaaaagtaaaaatttacaaaaaatgGCTATACacggctagtatatttttggggtttttttatttaaattttcaaactttcgtgatttttttaaaaaaaacaaaaaaaacattttttcagATAAAAAAGACGCTCACTCGCGGGCGAGTAGGCTTCACGGACGAACCGGAGCGCGTGGCGAGTTGTCTCGCGAGACTTCCCTCCACGGCGAGATAAGGGACGGgatggggacgagacggagcccgcaatgctgtctcgatgcggtctcgtctctccgagacgagatagagcccgcaacgagacgcgttgcgggtgccctaattCTCTTCTCTTTAAAGCTGTAATTATAGTAGAACACATTTAATAAGGGCATCTCCAATAGTTCGtcgacaagcaatagcccaaccatagcccagccacaaactcctctgccacatcatcagcactaaaaaactcatgccacatcatcaggacaagtaactggacaagcaatagcccaaccatagcctagccacatcatcagcactaaaaacaaataattaacaattacaCAAAATtcggaattaaatttacaacacatatacgggaaaatgcaataattttatttaaattaaaaaaagtaaattataaaaaaattacataattaaaaaaaactcttcttccacacacgaattacggaattacaaaattaaaaattacaatcacgcaaatatgaaattaaatttacgacacaggtacgagaaaatgcaataattttatttaaatgtaaaaaagtaaattataaaaaaaataaaaaaaaaaactaaatcggctagccgattccgaGCCTACAATGGCGGCTAGCGGATCGGCAAGAGCCCGCGATTCGGCTAgagctcgccgatcggctagcCGTTTTGCCGCTCGCCGCCTACAATAGTTCGGCTAgcgaccggccagcgccggaatcgactagccggtccgctagccTATTATTGGAGATGCTCGAAGTGGCGGTAAGATCGCACTCTCTTTAAGCCATGTCCAATATAGCACGTGTGGATTGGGACCATTAGCGGAATTCCCACACGCACCAGTCACACCACAGTTACATTACTTAATCTGGAAGTTTAAACCTGCACCAgaaaaaaatcctaaaaaaaagaagaagagattttttatttttccccaaTTCTGACTAAAATGTGATTGGTCGAGACAGCACAAAATCCCAAACCTTCATCTCAGGTGACGCCGCCTACGAAATTCAAACCTTCAACAGTCCAGTTTAAAAAGAAAGAAGCCAAGATCCAAATTCCCACAAAATATCTTGTCTTCCTCGACCCCACACTTGGTATCTTTACTCTATTGCAAATTTTTGTGCTCGAAAGTGCGATTTACACACACAAGAACTGGAAAATGAGACGAAACCGCGTAGCTCCACCGCCTTATGCAAAAATTCCTGATTTTTTCTCtcccctttttcttttctttatttcgATTTTGTCTGCGGATGGGTTTCGGTTGGCAATACCTATATATACCTCAGCCCCACCCACATTTTTGCCGACCATTTTTCCGCCTTCCGATATTTTTACCCCCGCTTCAAAAATCTTCCCATTTGAGCCAAAACCGTAATGAACCCTGATGACAGCCCTCGCCCTCGCCCTCGCACTAGCACTAGCACTCTTCCAATGCCCTGTTTTACTTCCGGTGACGAACCGCCACCACCTGTTACGGCGGTTTTCCCAAATCCGCCGTCATTTCCTTTCTCGACAGAGTCTCTGTCTGTAGAGCCGCCGCCGTTCTCTCCTTTCATGAACTTCGACTCGTTTGAGGCCCAATTTGAGTCCAAACCGGACATCGCCCCTCAGCCGTTGGAGTCTCTGTATGAAACTCCAATTCCGCCTTTTCTGAGCAAGACGTTTGATTTGGTGGATGATCCTTCGTTGGATAAGATCATTGCTTGGGGTGCAAGAGGCGATAGCTTTGTGGTGTGGGATCCTGTTGAATTTGCGAGGATGGTCTTACCAAGAAATTTCAAGCACAATAATTTCTCCAGTTTTGTGCGTCAGCTCAATACATATGTGGGTATTGATTTCATTTCTGTCTCGGATGCTGTTGGTCTCTATTTGCGCTTGCTTTCTTTTAGCTGATTATGTCTGTTTATGCAAAATTTTCTATGTAATTCCtgcttctttcttcttctttatgtattttttttctctctttctgttTTGATGTTTCTGGAAAATTGTACTATATAGCTACATTCCACAACAAGGACTTTTTGTAATCAGATATAATTTGTACTGAGATTTATATAATTCGGAGACAATTTGTATTCCTAATTCTTGATGTTGATATCTTGAGCTGGATGATATTCTCTCTTCATGTGCAGTGGTTGCTGTGTTCTTTGGACCTTGCCCCTGCATTGGAATGATCAATGGTGGATTTTGCTCATATATAGTATAACTTAATTTCAGGGATATCTGTGCATATATGTATGTGTTTATATTATTTCTGCCATTATATATTGCTGGATTCAAGAAGGAGCCTTCTTGTGGTGATAATCTGTAATGGAAATCAAAGACTTTTGTATAATAATACCAAAACCTTTCACAACTTGTGTCTCTGTTTTCCTTGGATGAATATTATATATTGAGACTTTAACAGCTGCTGTAAATGATTGAACCTTGGTGTCGAATCATATTGTAAACTAACAATACTTCACATTATGCTCTACCTCCTCCTCCAAATGAGTAGAGGAACTGGAATGCCCATCTCGTCACAGGTAGAAGATAAGATTTTTGTGCAACATTTACTTGGGATAGTGGATGTATTATTTGCATGAAATCATGTGTGGATATAACTTGTACTGATCTCATTACATGTATCATGATGCAGATGGTGTATGGACGTTGGACCTATGCATATGTTTTGTGCATATTTAAGCTGTTCTTGTGGTTATTGGGAATGGGTTTCAGGTGTGTAATTTTTTGTTTACGTTGCGCAGGGATTTCGCAAAATTGATGCAGATAAGTGGGAGTTTGCAAATGAGGGATTCTTGAGAGGGCAGAGGCATCTGTtgaaaaatatccaaaggcGCAAATCGCTACATCCTCAGCATACTGGAAGCTCCTCTGGATTGTCTGATGAGGCAGGCAAAGTTGAATTGGGAGGTGAAATGGAACGTCTGAGGAAAGAGAGGCATTCGATGATGCAGGAGGTGGTCGAATTGCAGCATCAGCAGCGTGGTACAGTTAAGCATATGGAAATGGTTAACGAGAAGCTCCAGACAGCAGAGAAAAGGCAGAAACAGATGGTCTCATTCTTAGGAAAGATCTTTCAGAACCCAGCTTTTCTAACTCGCTTTCAGCAGATGAGGCAACAAAAAAGCCTCGCCTCCCCAAGGACAGCGAGGAAATTTGTGAAACATCAAGTGCACGAGTCTGGTACGTCTGATTCATCCCCCAAACAACAGATTGTGAGCTGCCAAGATGAGCTTGGCAATCCTTTCATGCCCAAACAACTTCCCTGTCCTCCCTTGCAAGGTATAATGGGAGACGTGCCATTTGGAATTGACGATACTTCACTAAGTGAATACGCAAGGATGGATGAATTCCTCAGTGACCCAGAGCCCAGCGAAGCAGTTTTTAAAGGCAAGGGTGTTGTTGCAGGTCCCGAATATTTCATGTCGTTTCCAGAGGACTTTGTGGAGGAGAAGAAGATTCCTGAATTCTCAAGTGCAGAAACTCAGTCTATGGCCGTTGAGGAGGGTCTTTGGAGCACGGGATTTGGAGCAAGTGCCGGTATGTCTAGTTCCACTGAGTTGTGGGGTAATGTTAGCAGTTACGGCACACCAGAAATATCAGATGTTTGGAACATAGGTTCACTGCAGAGAGCAGGAAGTTCGGGAATTGACAAGTGGTTGAACCAAGACTCCCCTTTTAGTGAGTTAGATAACGAAGGCCAACAAAATAGAGATGATTATTCTAAGAAGTTGCATCCATGAGATCTCTCTTGGATCCTTCTTCACAGTATAGTTAAATTCATTTGATGGACCATAAAATAATATCATCATTATTATAGACTACTCTTTTTAGCATTTGATCATTGGGCCTCAATCATTTTCCCATATTCATTGTTGTTTCAAATTTTTTTGTCTCATGTTATGCAACAGTTATGAGCTTTTGCATAATCCTACTAATGCACCTCTGTTTTAAGCTGTGGGCGCACGGGCAAGCACACACGAGAGGGCACGAGAAGATGCTGCTGCAACACTCTTTACCGAAGGTGAGCAAATTTTGAAGTGTTTTCATCTTCATCTGTCAGTATTTGATTGCATTTCTTTATTCTTCCCTATATATCACTCGATCATATATATACATGCTTTGATGGATTGAATACGTTGATTTGCCCTTGTTGCGTTTCGAGTATAAAAATGCACGTAGATAAGCTGTGAACAGAATCTGCAGTATTGAGGCAACCAAACGTGGAGAGGAGAAGTCCAAAGCAGAAAACAGGGGATCAATTATCCATTTACGCATGTATTTtcgtgtacattgtgtttacacGATGTTGAATCATGTTTAATTGACGCATGTATTTTCGTTGGTATGTTGAAGAATGTGAAATTGATTTATTGATTATGAAGGTTTGGTCATGCAACATTTTGAATTCCATTGTATAGTGTGTTGAAATATAAACTATACTAGtgagtagtagtattattttatgaagCTATCTTCGGCAACtcttgattaattttaactagtgttatcacccgtgctatgcacggggcataagatttttaaataatgaagttaaattttaagataagaaaaaaaaagaggataaagagaattaataatatttatgattaaaaaaatgtattaattataataagtattcataacattataa
This sequence is a window from Salvia splendens isolate huo1 chromosome 14, SspV2, whole genome shotgun sequence. Protein-coding genes within it:
- the LOC121765434 gene encoding heat stress transcription factor A-3-like isoform X2; this translates as MNPDDSPRPRPRTSTSTLPMPCFTSGDEPPPPVTAVFPNPPSFPFSTESLSVEPPPFSPFMNFDSFEAQFESKPDIAPQPLESLYETPIPPFLSKTFDLVDDPSLDKIIAWGARGDSFVVWDPVEFARMVLPRNFKHNNFSSFVRQLNTYGFRKIDADKWEFANEGFLRGQRHLLKNIQRRKSLHPQHTGSSSGLSDEAGKVELGGEMERLRKERHSMMQEVVELQHQQRGTVKHMEMVNEKLQTAEKRQKQMVSFLGKIFQNPAFLTRFQQMRQQKSLASPRTARKFVKHQVHESGTSDSSPKQQIVSCQDELGNPFMPKQLPCPPLQGIMGDVPFGIDDTSLSEYARMDEFLSDPEPSEAVFKGKGVVAGPEYFMSFPEDFVEEKKIPEFSSAETQSMAVEEGLWSTGFGASAAVGARASTHERAREDAAATLFTEESAVLRQPNVERRSPKQKTGDQLSIYACIFVYIVFTRC
- the LOC121765434 gene encoding heat stress transcription factor A-3-like isoform X3 encodes the protein MNPDDSPRPRPRTSTSTLPMPCFTSGDEPPPPVTAVFPNPPSFPFSTESLSVEPPPFSPFMNFDSFEAQFESKPDIAPQPLESLYETPIPPFLSKTFDLVDDPSLDKIIAWGARGDSFVVWDPVEFARMVLPRNFKHNNFSSFVRQLNTYGFRKIDADKWEFANEGFLRGQRHLLKNIQRRKSLHPQHTGSSSGLSDEAGKVELGGEMERLRKERHSMMQEVVELQHQQRGTVKHMEMVNEKLQTAEKRQKQMVSFLGKIFQNPAFLTRFQQMRQQKSLASPRTARKFVKHQVHESGTSDSSPKQQIVSCQDELGNPFMPKQLPCPPLQGIMGDVPFGIDDTSLSEYARMDEFLSDPEPSEAVFKGKGVVAGPEYFMSFPEDFVEEKKIPEFSSAETQSMAVEEGLWSTGFGASAAVGARASTHERAREDAAATLFTEVLRQPNVERRSPKQKTGDQLSIYACIFVYIVFTRC
- the LOC121765434 gene encoding heat stress transcription factor A-3-like isoform X1 encodes the protein MNPDDSPRPRPRTSTSTLPMPCFTSGDEPPPPVTAVFPNPPSFPFSTESLSVEPPPFSPFMNFDSFEAQFESKPDIAPQPLESLYETPIPPFLSKTFDLVDDPSLDKIIAWGARGDSFVVWDPVEFARMVLPRNFKHNNFSSFVRQLNTYGFRKIDADKWEFANEGFLRGQRHLLKNIQRRKSLHPQHTGSSSGLSDEAGKVELGGEMERLRKERHSMMQEVVELQHQQRGTVKHMEMVNEKLQTAEKRQKQMVSFLGKIFQNPAFLTRFQQMRQQKSLASPRTARKFVKHQVHESGTSDSSPKQQIVSCQDELGNPFMPKQLPCPPLQGIMGDVPFGIDDTSLSEYARMDEFLSDPEPSEAVFKGKGVVAGPEYFMSFPEDFVEEKKIPEFSSAETQSMAVEEGLWSTGFGASAGMSSSTELWGNVSSYGTPEISDVWNIGSLQRAGSSGIDKWLNQDSPFSELDNEGQQNRDDYSKKLHP